Part of the bacterium genome, AAGAGCACGAGCGCGCCCATCGTCGAGCGCAGGTACGCGCCGCTGTCGCCCGTGAGCCGCGCCAGGTTGCGCGTCGCCTTGTAGAGGAAGAGACGGGAGGCGTCCACGTGCTTGCCGCTGGCGCGCCGCTCGAAGTACTCGAGCAGCGCCACGCCGGCGTTCGCGGTGCACGAGCCGAGCCGCCCCTGGTCCTCGACCGGCGGGCACCAGGCGCGCAGGTCGGCCGCCGCCGGCAGCTTCCTGCGCGGCGCCCGCAGCCTGACCTTCGCCAGCAGCGGCGCGATCAGCTCGTGCTCCGCGGTGTAGTCCCGCATGTCAGGCCACTCCGGCAGCCAGCCCATCCCGCGCGCCATCCTCCGCCCCTCCGCCATCGCGCCCCTCCCCCGTTCGTGCGGCCGCCCCTGCGCGGCCGAGCCGTACCGGCCCCCGCGGCCCGTCAACGCGCCGTCAGCCGCGGAAAGAGCATCCAGCCGGCGGAGACGCCGGCGGCGTTGCACGCCAGGTCCGCCCACTCGAACGTCCGCTGTCCCGCGGTGAGCGCCGGCTGCAGCGCCTCGATCGCCGTCGCGTACACCACCAGCGCCGCGGCCGCCGCCGGCCGCCTCCCGCCTTCCGCCGGCAAAGACCATCGCGCCAGCACCGCCAGCGCCAGGAACATGGCGAGGTGGACGACCTTGTCCTGGTGCGTGAAGAGCTGGCCCGCGTCCTCGAACGTGGAGGGCGGCGCGAGAAGCGCGGCGGTGAGCAGCGCGAGATAGACGCCGGCCGCGACGCGGCGCAGCCAGGCCGGCCACTCCAGCGCCCGCCAGCGCATCCGCGCGGCCGGCGCGCCGGCACGCGCGCTCGCCGCCACGATCCCCCCTGCCCCTTGTTCCTTCGTGCGCGCCCGCAGCGGTCAGAGCCGCCAGAGCCGGATGCCCGCGGCGGCGCACGCGGCGCGGTCGAAGACGCCCTTGACGTCCAGCACGAGCGGCGGCGGGGCGCAGAGCGCGGCAAGCCCCTCCGGGCCGAGGGCGCGGTACTCGCGGTGCGCGACCGCGGCGACGACGGCCGCCGCGGGCCGCAGCCGCTCCAGCGGCGTCAGCGCCACCCGATACTCGTGGCGCGCCTCCTCGGGGTCCGCGAGCGGGTCGGCGACCTGCACGACCGCCCCGTACGCCTCGAGCTCGCGGACGATGTCGATCACGCGCGAGTTGCGCAGG contains:
- a CDS encoding VanZ family protein, producing the protein MAASARAGAPAARMRWRALEWPAWLRRVAAGVYLALLTAALLAPPSTFEDAGQLFTHQDKVVHLAMFLALAVLARWSLPAEGGRRPAAAAALVVYATAIEALQPALTAGQRTFEWADLACNAAGVSAGWMLFPRLTAR